In a single window of the Oryctolagus cuniculus chromosome 2, mOryCun1.1, whole genome shotgun sequence genome:
- the HAAO gene encoding 3-hydroxyanthranilate 3,4-dioxygenase isoform X1: MERPVRVRTWVRENRASFQPPVCNKLLHQEQLKIMFVGGPNTRKDYHIEEGEEVFYQLEGDMVLRVLERGQHRDVVIRQGEIFLLPARVPHSPQRFANTVGLVIERRRLETELDGLRYYVEDSLDVLYEKWFYCKDLGTQLAPIIQEFFRSEQYRTGKPIPEQLLKEPPFPLSTRPVMEPMSLEAWLDSHRSQLQAGTPLSLFGDTYETQVTAHGHGNSQGPRLDVDVWLWQLEGSSVVMMGDKRLSLSPDDSLLVPAGTAYVWERAQGSVALSVTQDPACKKALE, encoded by the exons ATGGAGCGCCCCGTGCGAGTGAGGACCTGGGTGCGGGAGAACCGGGCCTCCTTCCAGCCCCCAGTCTGCAACAAGCTCCT GCACCAGGAGCAGCTCAAAATCATGTTCGTGGGGGGGCCCAACACCAGGAAGGACTATCACATCGAGGAGGGTGAGGAG GTGTTTTACCAGCTGGAGGGCGACATGGTTCTTCGAGTCCTGGAACGCGGGCAGCACCGGGATGTGGTCATTCGGCAGGGAGAG ATATTCCTCCTGCCTGCCCGCGTGCCGCACTCCCCACAGAGGTTTGCCAACACCGTGGGGCTGGTGATTGAGCGGAGGCGGCTGGAGACTGAGCTAGATGGGCTCAG GTACTACGTGGAGGACTCCTTGGACGTCCTGTATGAGAAGTGGTTCTATTGCAAGGACCTTGGCACGCAGCTGGCGCCCATCATCCAGGA GTTCTTCCGCTCTGAGCAGTACAGAACAGGAAAGCCCATCCCTG AGCAGCTGCTCAAGGAGCCGCCGTTCCCTCTGAGCACACGGCCCGTCATGGAGCCCATGTCcctggaggcctggctggacAGCCACCGCAGCCAGCTGCAGGCAGGCACGCCCCTCAGCCTGTTTGGGGACACCTATGAGACCCAG GTCACCGCCCATGGACATGGCAACAGCCAAGGCCCGAGACTGGATGTGGATGTGTGGCTGTGGCAGCTG GAGGGCTCCTCAGTGGTGATGATGGGAGACAAGCGCCTGAGCCTAAGCCCAGACGACAGCCTGCTGGTGCCAGCAGGGACTGC GTATGTCTGGGAGCGAGCCCAGGGCTCTGTGGCCCTGTCTGTGACCCAGGACCCTGCCTGCAAGAAGGCCCTGGAGTGA
- the HAAO gene encoding 3-hydroxyanthranilate 3,4-dioxygenase isoform X2, whose product MERPVRVRTWVRENRASFQPPVCNKLLHQEQLKIMFVGGPNTRKDYHIEEGEEVFYQLEGDMVLRVLERGQHRDVVIRQGEIFLLPARVPHSPQRFANTVGLVIERRRLETELDGLRYYVEDSLDVLYEKWFYCKDLGTQLAPIIQEFFRSEQYRTGKPIPEQLLKEPPFPLSTRPVMEPMSLEAWLDSHRSQLQAGTPLSLFGDTYETQEGSSVVMMGDKRLSLSPDDSLLVPAGTAYVWERAQGSVALSVTQDPACKKALE is encoded by the exons ATGGAGCGCCCCGTGCGAGTGAGGACCTGGGTGCGGGAGAACCGGGCCTCCTTCCAGCCCCCAGTCTGCAACAAGCTCCT GCACCAGGAGCAGCTCAAAATCATGTTCGTGGGGGGGCCCAACACCAGGAAGGACTATCACATCGAGGAGGGTGAGGAG GTGTTTTACCAGCTGGAGGGCGACATGGTTCTTCGAGTCCTGGAACGCGGGCAGCACCGGGATGTGGTCATTCGGCAGGGAGAG ATATTCCTCCTGCCTGCCCGCGTGCCGCACTCCCCACAGAGGTTTGCCAACACCGTGGGGCTGGTGATTGAGCGGAGGCGGCTGGAGACTGAGCTAGATGGGCTCAG GTACTACGTGGAGGACTCCTTGGACGTCCTGTATGAGAAGTGGTTCTATTGCAAGGACCTTGGCACGCAGCTGGCGCCCATCATCCAGGA GTTCTTCCGCTCTGAGCAGTACAGAACAGGAAAGCCCATCCCTG AGCAGCTGCTCAAGGAGCCGCCGTTCCCTCTGAGCACACGGCCCGTCATGGAGCCCATGTCcctggaggcctggctggacAGCCACCGCAGCCAGCTGCAGGCAGGCACGCCCCTCAGCCTGTTTGGGGACACCTATGAGACCCAG GAGGGCTCCTCAGTGGTGATGATGGGAGACAAGCGCCTGAGCCTAAGCCCAGACGACAGCCTGCTGGTGCCAGCAGGGACTGC GTATGTCTGGGAGCGAGCCCAGGGCTCTGTGGCCCTGTCTGTGACCCAGGACCCTGCCTGCAAGAAGGCCCTGGAGTGA